One genomic segment of Thalassospiraceae bacterium LMO-SO8 includes these proteins:
- a CDS encoding aspartate/glutamate racemase family protein yields MIHATREAIAPVETAFKDLWPDAEYWTLLDESLTMDLAAAGGRLTPGLTERFLNLAAYAKARGPDGILFTCSAFGAIIDRIAAQYDVPVMKPNEAILDAALAQGGRVGLLATHPQTLPDMTADMENLAVARNVALTVTPLLVEGAWADLGAGRRDAHDRAVVAAAPRLRDCGCIVLAQFSMAPLAAEIAADTGLPVLTSPHAAVTEMKRRVLGT; encoded by the coding sequence ATGATCCATGCCACCCGCGAGGCGATCGCGCCGGTCGAGACCGCGTTCAAGGACCTGTGGCCGGACGCCGAGTATTGGACCCTGCTGGACGAAAGCCTGACCATGGATCTGGCGGCGGCGGGCGGCAGGCTGACCCCGGGGTTGACTGAACGGTTTCTGAACCTGGCGGCTTATGCCAAGGCCCGGGGGCCCGACGGCATTCTGTTCACCTGTTCCGCATTCGGCGCGATCATCGACCGGATCGCGGCGCAATACGATGTGCCGGTGATGAAACCGAACGAGGCGATTCTCGATGCCGCCCTGGCCCAGGGGGGGCGCGTCGGGCTGTTGGCGACCCATCCCCAGACCTTGCCTGACATGACGGCGGACATGGAGAACTTGGCGGTGGCCCGAAACGTCGCCCTGACCGTGACGCCGCTGCTGGTCGAAGGTGCTTGGGCCGACCTGGGCGCAGGGCGGCGGGACGCCCACGACCGCGCCGTGGTCGCGGCCGCACCACGGCTGAGGGATTGCGGTTGCATCGTGCTGGCGCAGTTTTCCATGGCGCCCTTGGCGGCTGAAATCGCCGCCGATACGGGTCTGCCCGTGCTGACCAGCCCCCATGCCGCCGTGACCGAGATGAAACGCCGCGTGCTCGGCACCTGA
- a CDS encoding sigma-70 family RNA polymerase sigma factor, whose product MTERRIMQAIEDQIPDLYRYARFLEATPDRADDLLQDCLERGVSRLDRFQAGTDLRAWLFAIMHNLFIDRARRRQRRGPHVPVEDWLAETHQPPDQIDRLRLKDLDRALAALKPRDRWILHLVVIEGKRYRDVARELNIAVGTVKSGLSRARRVLARAA is encoded by the coding sequence ATGACCGAGAGGCGGATCATGCAGGCGATCGAGGATCAAATTCCCGACCTGTATCGGTATGCACGGTTCCTCGAAGCCACTCCCGACCGCGCCGACGACCTGTTGCAGGACTGCCTGGAACGGGGTGTGTCGCGCCTTGACAGATTTCAGGCCGGTACGGACTTGCGGGCCTGGTTGTTTGCCATCATGCATAACTTGTTCATCGACCGCGCGCGTCGGCGGCAGCGGCGGGGGCCCCATGTCCCGGTCGAGGATTGGCTTGCGGAAACCCACCAGCCGCCCGATCAGATCGACCGTTTGCGTCTCAAGGACCTGGACCGCGCCCTGGCGGCCCTGAAGCCCCGGGACCGATGGATTCTTCATCTCGTGGTGATCGAGGGAAAACGTTACCGCGACGTCGCCCGCGAACTGAACATCGCCGTCGGCACGGTGAAAAGCGGCCTGTCCAGGGCCCGTCGCGTGTTGGCCCGCGCGGCCTGA
- a CDS encoding superoxide dismutase yields the protein MTFKLPDLPYAKDALTPHMSEQTLNFHHGKHHKGYVDKLNDAVKNTDYDGMTLLDVARRAHEKGDTGVFNNAAQAWNHGFFWRCMSPDRAAEPTGPLATKIKDTFGSLPQLRTRFIADGMARFGSGWVWLVEGTDGVLDVVSTANADLPQTAGLKPLLTCDLWEHAYYLDYQNARQVFLETFFDHLADWNFAARCLETQGDPEILAA from the coding sequence ATGACTTTCAAACTCCCCGACCTTCCCTATGCCAAGGACGCCTTGACCCCGCATATGTCGGAACAGACCCTCAACTTTCACCACGGCAAACACCACAAGGGATACGTCGACAAGCTGAACGACGCCGTCAAGAACACGGACTATGACGGCATGACGCTGCTCGACGTCGCCCGCCGTGCCCACGAAAAGGGCGACACGGGCGTGTTCAACAACGCGGCGCAGGCCTGGAACCACGGGTTCTTCTGGCGCTGCATGTCGCCGGACCGCGCCGCGGAGCCGACGGGGCCCCTTGCAACCAAGATCAAGGACACCTTCGGATCCTTGCCGCAACTGCGCACCCGGTTTATCGCCGACGGCATGGCCCGGTTCGGGTCCGGCTGGGTGTGGCTGGTCGAAGGAACGGACGGTGTGCTCGACGTGGTCAGCACGGCCAATGCCGATCTGCCGCAGACCGCGGGCCTGAAGCCGTTGTTGACCTGCGATCTGTGGGAACATGCCTATTACCTGGATTATCAGAATGCCCGGCAGGTGTTCCTGGAAACCTTCTTCGACCATCTCGCCGATTGGAATTTCGCCGCGAGATGCCTGGAAACCCAGGGCGATCCGGAAATTCTCGCCGCCTGA
- a CDS encoding DEAD/DEAH box helicase, which produces MTDFAGLNLAQPILRALSDEGYTTPTPIQEKSIPPLLEGRDLLGVAQTGTGKTASFALPILQSFAENSRKAVPNRPFVLILAPTRELVTQIADSLRTYGRQMPLRIQTVFGGTSMRNQIVAMQRGVHILVATPGRLMDLMKQRQVILDSVDVFVLDEADRMLDMGFIGDVKRIAKVLPRERQTVLFSATMPKTVEGLANELLNDPVKVEVTPAATTVEKIEQRLLFVAKDDKRALLGELMNDPRIERVLIFTRTKHGADRVARHLHDNGVKSDAIHGNKAQNARQRALKGFRDGDIRALVATDIAARGIDVDGVTHVINFDLPNDAESYVHRIGRTARAGASGIAISFCAHDERGCLRDIEKCIRQPVPVFDGHPYHAADIANSAANDSGPDVRKNNGGGGGRNGQNRGGGGQNRGGPSRGGPSGGGAKRGGGRSRRGSHGGNRGMAA; this is translated from the coding sequence ATGACCGATTTTGCGGGCCTTAATCTGGCCCAACCCATCCTTCGTGCGCTGAGCGACGAAGGCTACACCACCCCCACCCCCATTCAGGAAAAATCCATCCCGCCGCTGCTTGAGGGCCGCGATCTTCTGGGCGTGGCGCAGACGGGCACCGGCAAGACCGCGTCCTTCGCGCTGCCGATCCTGCAGTCCTTTGCGGAAAATTCGCGCAAGGCCGTGCCGAACCGCCCGTTCGTGCTGATCCTGGCGCCGACCCGCGAACTGGTGACCCAGATTGCCGACAGCCTGCGGACCTACGGCCGTCAGATGCCCCTGCGGATTCAGACCGTGTTCGGCGGCACCTCCATGCGCAACCAGATCGTCGCCATGCAGCGCGGCGTTCATATTCTGGTCGCCACGCCGGGCCGCCTGATGGACCTGATGAAGCAGCGCCAAGTGATTCTGGACAGCGTCGACGTTTTCGTCCTCGACGAAGCCGACCGCATGCTCGACATGGGCTTCATCGGCGACGTCAAGCGGATCGCCAAGGTGCTGCCCCGCGAGCGTCAGACCGTGCTGTTTTCGGCGACCATGCCGAAGACCGTCGAAGGCCTGGCGAACGAGCTTTTGAACGATCCCGTGAAGGTCGAAGTGACGCCCGCCGCGACGACGGTGGAAAAGATCGAACAGCGCCTGCTGTTCGTCGCCAAGGACGACAAGCGGGCCTTGCTGGGCGAGCTGATGAACGATCCGCGCATCGAACGCGTCCTCATCTTCACGCGCACCAAGCACGGCGCGGACCGGGTCGCCCGGCATCTGCACGACAACGGTGTGAAGTCCGACGCGATCCACGGCAACAAGGCCCAGAACGCCCGCCAGCGGGCCCTCAAGGGCTTCCGCGACGGCGACATCCGCGCCCTGGTGGCGACGGACATCGCCGCCCGCGGCATCGATGTCGACGGCGTGACCCACGTCATCAACTTCGACCTGCCGAACGATGCGGAAAGCTATGTTCACCGCATCGGCCGCACGGCGCGGGCGGGAGCTTCGGGCATCGCCATTTCCTTCTGCGCCCATGACGAGCGCGGTTGTCTGCGCGATATCGAGAAGTGCATCCGCCAGCCCGTGCCGGTGTTCGACGGCCATCCCTACCATGCCGCCGATATCGCCAATTCGGCCGCCAATGACAGTGGTCCCGATGTGCGCAAGAACAACGGCGGCGGTGGCGGACGCAATGGCCAGAACCGTGGTGGCGGCGGTCAGAACCGGGGCGGCCCGAGCCGTGGCGGTCCGAGCGGCGGCGGCGCCAAGCGCGGCGGCGGTCGCAGTCGTCGTGGCTCCCACGGCGGCAACCGCGGTATGGCGGCCTAA
- a CDS encoding zinc dependent phospholipase C family protein, whose product MVPRGAVAVLILAALTATPAQAWKNGPPDNKVTNSAADCLAPPYATHDWIADHARMLLPADARAWLDPHRILMLIGTEAPDYADIRAQCGLPNRGYNDTGKGRHDLRFDDFGNVTYDTPAARAQQEYDKAIDAYRAGNPGHAAYYLGAAMHYIGDLSQYGHTIKGESHHADFEEWVATLTSVPQGGTFEKFIAPDGLEPRRAYDAVIRAGRFTWKGEPPVLPPQDMDARFSPDAAADAAFVAGIGHCLNKAVNEAADMLFGFYEEAARPAGR is encoded by the coding sequence ATGGTACCGCGCGGCGCCGTGGCGGTTCTGATTCTGGCCGCCCTGACGGCAACGCCCGCACAGGCATGGAAGAACGGCCCGCCGGACAACAAGGTCACCAACAGCGCGGCCGACTGCCTGGCACCGCCCTATGCCACCCATGACTGGATCGCCGACCACGCGCGGATGCTGCTGCCGGCGGACGCCCGCGCCTGGCTCGACCCGCATCGTATCCTCATGCTGATCGGCACAGAGGCACCGGACTACGCCGATATCCGCGCGCAATGCGGCCTGCCCAACCGGGGTTACAACGACACGGGAAAAGGCCGCCACGACCTGCGGTTCGACGATTTCGGCAACGTGACCTACGACACGCCGGCGGCGCGCGCACAACAGGAATACGACAAAGCCATCGACGCCTACCGCGCGGGAAACCCCGGCCATGCCGCTTATTACCTGGGCGCCGCCATGCATTACATCGGCGATCTGTCCCAATACGGCCATACGATCAAGGGCGAGAGCCATCACGCCGATTTCGAGGAATGGGTGGCCACGCTGACCTCCGTCCCTCAAGGCGGAACGTTCGAAAAATTCATCGCGCCGGACGGGCTGGAACCGCGCCGCGCCTACGACGCAGTGATACGCGCGGGACGCTTTACCTGGAAGGGGGAACCCCCCGTTCTGCCTCCGCAGGACATGGACGCCCGGTTTTCGCCCGACGCCGCGGCGGATGCGGCCTTTGTCGCCGGCATCGGCCATTGCCTGAACAAGGCCGTCAACGAAGCCGCCGACATGCTGTTCGGGTTTTACGAAGAGGCCGCCCGGCCCGCCGGACGTTAG
- a CDS encoding class II glutamine amidotransferase has protein sequence MCRWLAYAGPPIYLDTLLLRPENSLTRQSLSASESAHVVNADGFGIGWYGERDRPGLYKDILPAWNDINLLNISEQVKSHLFFGHVRATTGTSVNRTNCHPFRHGKWLFMHNGEIGGWSRVRRALAFAVSPELFPNIQGTTDSEIFFHLLLTFGLDEDPEAAIRQAVQTIEKAQKDAGVTEPFNMTIALTDGQTIWALRHASSGRVPTLYVGMGAKPHDTADEVTVATGTAIIILSEPLDDDLKQWTAIEPDHLVIAGDGGLVVSPFAL, from the coding sequence ATGTGCCGCTGGCTCGCCTACGCGGGACCGCCCATCTACCTGGATACCCTTTTGCTGCGCCCGGAAAACTCGCTGACCCGGCAAAGCCTGTCGGCCAGCGAAAGCGCGCATGTGGTCAATGCGGACGGCTTCGGAATCGGCTGGTACGGCGAACGGGACCGCCCCGGCCTGTACAAGGATATCCTGCCGGCGTGGAACGACATCAACCTGTTGAACATTTCCGAGCAGGTCAAATCGCACCTGTTCTTCGGCCATGTGCGGGCGACCACAGGCACCTCCGTCAACCGCACCAACTGCCATCCCTTCCGTCACGGCAAATGGCTGTTCATGCACAACGGTGAAATCGGCGGTTGGTCCAGGGTGCGGCGCGCCCTGGCCTTCGCCGTGTCACCGGAACTGTTTCCCAACATTCAGGGCACCACGGACAGCGAAATCTTCTTCCATCTACTGCTGACCTTCGGTCTGGACGAAGACCCGGAAGCGGCCATCCGTCAGGCGGTCCAGACCATCGAAAAGGCCCAGAAGGACGCCGGCGTCACCGAGCCCTTCAACATGACCATCGCGCTGACGGACGGGCAGACCATCTGGGCCCTGCGCCATGCGTCGTCGGGCCGGGTGCCGACACTGTATGTCGGCATGGGCGCCAAGCCCCATGACACGGCGGACGAAGTGACCGTGGCCACGGGCACGGCGATCATCATTTTGTCCGAACCGTTGGATGACGACCTCAAGCAATGGACGGCGATCGAACCGGACCATCTGGTGATCGCCGGGGACGGCGGCCTTGTCGTCTCGCCGTTCGCTCTGTGA
- a CDS encoding SDR family oxidoreductase: MTTMFDLTGKVALITGSSRGIGKAIAEAYARQGAKVVITSRKLDACEAVADAINQENYDDPGEAMAAACNVSDADQLKSLVERVKAEWGRIDVLVCNAAVNPYHGPMSGIDDGAWEKILQVNVTNVLKLCNMVLPDMAARRDGAVILISSVGGLKGSLNLGAYAVSKAADMQLARNLAIEWGPHNIRANAIAPGLIKTDFARALWEDPEARARAEAAYPLGRLGEPEDIAGMAILLASDAGSFITGQTLVVDGGGVAAGNRYS, from the coding sequence ATGACCACCATGTTCGACCTGACAGGCAAGGTCGCCTTGATCACGGGTTCAAGCCGGGGAATCGGCAAGGCCATCGCCGAAGCCTACGCCCGCCAGGGCGCCAAGGTGGTCATCACCTCGCGCAAGCTGGACGCCTGCGAGGCCGTCGCCGACGCGATCAACCAGGAAAATTACGACGATCCCGGCGAGGCCATGGCCGCCGCCTGCAACGTGTCGGACGCGGATCAGCTCAAATCCTTGGTCGAGCGGGTCAAGGCGGAATGGGGGCGGATCGACGTTCTGGTCTGCAACGCCGCCGTGAACCCCTATCACGGGCCGATGTCCGGCATCGACGACGGCGCCTGGGAAAAGATTCTACAGGTCAACGTCACCAACGTGCTGAAGCTGTGCAACATGGTGCTGCCGGACATGGCGGCCCGGCGCGACGGCGCGGTGATCCTGATCTCGTCCGTGGGCGGGCTCAAGGGCTCCTTGAACCTGGGCGCCTATGCGGTGTCCAAGGCCGCCGATATGCAGTTGGCGCGCAATCTGGCGATCGAATGGGGCCCCCACAACATCCGCGCCAACGCCATCGCACCCGGCCTGATCAAGACCGATTTCGCGCGCGCCCTGTGGGAAGACCCGGAAGCCCGCGCGCGGGCCGAGGCAGCCTATCCGCTCGGCCGCCTGGGCGAACCCGAGGACATCGCCGGCATGGCGATCCTGCTGGCGTCCGACGCCGGCAGCTTCATCACCGGACAGACCCTCGTCGTCGATGGCGGCGGGGTCGCCGCCGGCAACCGTTACAGCTGA
- a CDS encoding response regulator, protein MANINLRSFTVLIVDQDDAHRWMMHNLLQALGVGEILTANSNDEALSLLKRLSKKSITERVDTVDFMICDMFEELLNGIDMVRWIRMNRDSPNRFLPVILIAKAFDPKTVSAARGFGATQFLLKPVTVDALVDRILTVINRPRPFVYNTAYFGPDRRGNLKPVPKERRDLDRSDVRVDRSPLATALERFPNDSVIRIFRPPNHLKRKAGGGDDSDALFTQGAVFKAQKELDRSKEEYVGSALDYVISLQRIMVEAGAAADKSEHFQRIHGLAKQLGLQGETFGYPLVSMVGNSLMRFTGGGLPNSASSIELVKVHIDSLTVILRNNIAGDGGDTGRELVSQLQAAIRKITRSAAAG, encoded by the coding sequence TTGGCCAACATCAATTTGCGTTCTTTCACCGTCCTGATCGTCGATCAGGACGACGCTCATCGTTGGATGATGCACAACCTTCTGCAAGCCTTGGGCGTCGGCGAGATTCTGACCGCCAACAGCAACGACGAAGCGCTCAGCCTTCTGAAACGGCTGTCGAAAAAAAGCATCACCGAACGGGTCGATACCGTCGACTTCATGATCTGTGACATGTTCGAGGAACTGTTGAACGGCATCGACATGGTGCGGTGGATCCGCATGAATCGGGATTCGCCGAACCGCTTTTTGCCGGTCATCCTGATCGCCAAGGCGTTCGATCCGAAGACCGTCTCCGCGGCCCGCGGCTTCGGGGCGACCCAGTTCCTGCTCAAGCCGGTGACGGTGGACGCCCTGGTCGACCGCATTCTGACCGTCATCAACCGGCCCCGGCCGTTCGTCTATAACACCGCCTATTTCGGCCCCGACCGGCGGGGCAACCTTAAGCCGGTGCCCAAAGAACGCCGCGACCTGGACCGTTCCGACGTCCGTGTCGACCGCTCGCCGTTGGCGACCGCGCTGGAACGCTTTCCCAACGACAGCGTGATTCGCATCTTCCGGCCGCCGAACCATCTGAAGCGCAAGGCCGGCGGCGGCGACGATAGCGATGCCCTGTTCACCCAGGGGGCCGTGTTCAAGGCGCAGAAGGAATTGGATCGGTCGAAGGAAGAATACGTGGGATCGGCCCTGGATTACGTGATCAGCCTACAGCGGATCATGGTCGAGGCGGGGGCGGCGGCGGACAAATCGGAACACTTCCAGCGTATTCACGGGCTCGCCAAGCAGTTGGGTTTGCAGGGTGAAACCTTCGGCTACCCCCTGGTCTCCATGGTCGGAAATTCGCTGATGCGGTTTACGGGCGGCGGCCTGCCCAACAGCGCTTCCAGCATCGAACTGGTCAAGGTGCATATCGATTCCCTGACCGTCATCCTACGCAACAATATCGCGGGCGACGGCGGTGATACGGGGCGCGAACTGGTGTCCCAGCTTCAGGCGGCGATCAGGAAAATCACCCGGTCCGCCGCCGCGGGATGA
- the phnN gene encoding phosphonate metabolism protein/1,5-bisphosphokinase (PRPP-forming) PhnN → MFAAPRIPVRAVTQDVLPGTMVLVVGPSGAGKDSLIDGARQAFADDAGVVFPRRDITRPADAGSEDHAAVTESQFHARRELGGYLLSWGAHGLWYGIPTETVDDLVGGRTVVVNASRSVIEEARGRFRHLRVISVTADEVTLRTRLGARARETDEQIARRLERARAFRVEGPDVIDFPNDGPLEAAVGRFTRILRDLA, encoded by the coding sequence ATGTTCGCAGCCCCTCGCATCCCCGTCCGCGCCGTGACACAGGACGTTTTACCCGGCACCATGGTTCTGGTCGTCGGCCCGTCCGGGGCGGGCAAGGACAGCCTGATCGACGGCGCCCGGCAGGCCTTTGCCGACGATGCCGGTGTTGTTTTCCCCCGCCGCGACATCACCCGCCCGGCCGATGCCGGATCCGAGGACCATGCGGCGGTCACGGAAAGCCAGTTCCATGCGCGCCGTGAGTTGGGCGGCTATCTTCTGTCCTGGGGGGCCCATGGTCTGTGGTACGGCATCCCGACGGAAACCGTGGATGACCTTGTGGGCGGGCGCACGGTGGTGGTCAATGCGTCCCGTTCCGTGATCGAAGAGGCGCGGGGCCGGTTTCGGCACCTGCGTGTCATCTCGGTGACGGCTGATGAGGTGACGCTGCGCACGCGCCTGGGCGCCCGCGCGCGGGAAACCGACGAGCAGATCGCCCGTCGGCTGGAACGCGCCCGGGCCTTCCGCGTGGAAGGCCCGGACGTCATCGATTTTCCCAATGACGGGCCGCTCGAGGCGGCGGTCGGCCGGTTTACCCGTATTCTGCGGGACTTGGCCTGA
- a CDS encoding OmpA family protein has translation MPSHVYHPRPAAGLIATGLVAAGLTAAGLFATALLAAGVARAAEPYDAACDAATEHGQSVPLIVTGFETGSAAVPANQEGDIRAFANTLPSGTTICVVGQADKRGPVDLNDQLAMNRARAVAARLIGAGVAPQDLSVSSRAEAFGDTAPNWFWFNGSRRVEVVALY, from the coding sequence ATGCCCAGCCATGTCTACCATCCCCGGCCCGCCGCGGGCCTGATCGCCACCGGCCTGGTCGCCGCCGGCCTGACCGCGGCAGGGCTGTTCGCAACCGCCCTGCTTGCCGCGGGTGTCGCCCGCGCGGCGGAACCTTATGACGCGGCCTGCGACGCGGCGACCGAACACGGCCAATCCGTTCCCTTGATCGTCACCGGGTTCGAAACCGGCAGCGCCGCCGTCCCCGCCAACCAGGAAGGCGATATCCGCGCCTTTGCAAACACCCTTCCGTCCGGCACGACCATCTGCGTCGTCGGTCAGGCGGACAAACGCGGTCCCGTGGACCTGAACGACCAACTTGCCATGAACCGGGCCCGCGCCGTCGCCGCCCGCCTGATCGGCGCCGGCGTGGCGCCGCAGGACCTCAGCGTTTCGTCACGGGCGGAAGCCTTCGGCGACACGGCACCCAACTGGTTCTGGTTCAACGGCAGCCGACGGGTCGAGGTCGTCGCCCTGTACTGA
- a CDS encoding class I SAM-dependent methyltransferase: protein MSKATTGLDGALYDYILETTLREPDILARLRKETDGHPRAGMQISPDQGQLLALLVELLGARRIVEVGTFTGYSSLAMAMALPDDGEMVCCDVSEEYTSVARRYWAEAGVEARITLRLAPAVETLDALISEGRAGAFDLAFIDADKENYQNYFERCLTLIRPGGLIAVDNVLWNGRVIDPTDDSVDTKAIRAFNAGLKDDGRVTISLLSVADGLTLARKR from the coding sequence GTGAGCAAAGCGACGACCGGGCTGGACGGGGCCCTCTACGACTACATCCTTGAGACGACCTTGCGCGAACCGGACATCCTTGCCCGGCTTCGCAAGGAAACGGACGGCCACCCCCGCGCAGGCATGCAGATTTCCCCAGACCAGGGCCAGCTGTTGGCCCTGCTCGTCGAGCTTCTGGGCGCCCGGAGGATCGTCGAGGTCGGGACTTTCACCGGCTATAGTTCGCTCGCCATGGCGATGGCCCTCCCTGACGACGGCGAAATGGTATGCTGCGACGTGTCCGAGGAATATACATCCGTCGCCCGCCGCTATTGGGCGGAAGCCGGCGTGGAAGCACGCATCACCCTGCGCCTGGCTCCCGCGGTCGAGACCCTGGACGCCCTGATATCCGAGGGCCGGGCCGGCGCCTTCGACCTGGCGTTCATCGACGCCGACAAGGAAAACTACCAGAATTATTTCGAACGCTGCCTGACCCTGATCCGACCGGGCGGCCTGATCGCCGTCGACAACGTGTTGTGGAACGGGCGGGTCATCGACCCCACGGACGACAGCGTCGATACGAAGGCGATCCGCGCCTTCAACGCGGGCCTGAAGGACGACGGCCGGGTCACGATCTCGCTGCTGTCCGTGGCCGACGGCCTGACCCTCGCCCGCAAACGCTGA
- a CDS encoding cyclophilin-like fold protein yields the protein MKTIKMTIGSVTLNVNLRNTPTAAAMWEAAPFTSQASTWGEEVYFATPVSLSREADARAVVQPGEIAFWPDGDSIAIGFGPTPISQGDECRLASPCNIWADAVEDVKTLAAVPAGAAVTVSRGE from the coding sequence ATGAAGACGATCAAGATGACCATCGGAAGCGTGACCCTGAACGTCAACCTGCGCAACACACCGACCGCCGCCGCGATGTGGGAAGCCGCACCCTTTACGTCCCAGGCCAGCACCTGGGGCGAGGAAGTTTATTTTGCGACGCCCGTGTCCCTAAGCCGCGAGGCCGATGCCCGCGCCGTGGTTCAGCCGGGCGAGATCGCGTTCTGGCCCGACGGCGACAGCATCGCCATCGGGTTCGGCCCCACACCCATCTCCCAGGGCGACGAATGCCGTCTGGCCTCGCCCTGCAACATCTGGGCGGATGCCGTCGAGGATGTGAAGACCCTAGCCGCCGTTCCGGCAGGCGCGGCCGTCACCGTTTCCCGCGGAGAATAG
- a CDS encoding nuclear transport factor 2 family protein, with amino-acid sequence MSDREAILFANDTFYAAFADGSIERMRTAWADDRDITCIHPGWRPLAGRQAVMDSWKTILSSGETADIRCVGARAYSLGDTAYVTGFERMPGTLLTATNVFVRVGPLWRMVHHQAGPCQDRGAADREEIDPTLQ; translated from the coding sequence ATGTCAGACCGGGAAGCGATCCTGTTCGCCAACGACACCTTTTACGCCGCCTTCGCCGACGGCAGCATCGAACGGATGCGGACCGCCTGGGCCGATGACCGGGACATCACCTGCATCCACCCGGGATGGCGGCCTCTGGCCGGCCGACAGGCGGTGATGGACAGCTGGAAGACGATTTTATCCTCGGGCGAGACGGCGGACATCCGCTGCGTCGGCGCGCGGGCATATTCCCTGGGGGACACGGCCTATGTCACCGGGTTCGAACGCATGCCCGGAACGCTGCTGACCGCGACCAATGTCTTCGTGCGGGTGGGCCCCCTGTGGCGCATGGTTCACCATCAGGCCGGCCCCTGCCAGGACCGCGGCGCCGCTGACCGGGAAGAGATCGATCCAACCCTGCAATAG
- a CDS encoding DUF952 domain-containing protein, whose product MNPKDSAIYHMCRQEEWAAAERAGAYAGSSQDVADGFIHFSDAGQVVQSAAKHRAGQSGIVLLRVDPRKLGDALKWEESRGGQLFPHLYGPLPISAVMAVYDLPLDASGRHQFPPELNLQEAL is encoded by the coding sequence ATGAACCCCAAAGATTCCGCCATTTATCACATGTGCCGCCAGGAAGAATGGGCCGCTGCCGAGCGGGCGGGGGCGTATGCCGGGTCGTCCCAGGACGTTGCCGACGGTTTCATCCATTTCTCGGATGCCGGTCAGGTCGTGCAAAGTGCGGCCAAGCACCGCGCCGGTCAGTCCGGGATTGTCCTTTTGCGTGTCGATCCGCGAAAATTGGGCGACGCCCTTAAATGGGAAGAATCGCGGGGTGGCCAGTTGTTTCCGCATCTTTACGGACCGTTGCCCATATCGGCGGTGATGGCGGTTTATGATCTGCCGCTCGATGCGTCCGGCCGCCACCAATTCCCGCCCGAACTGAACCTGCAGGAAGCTCTTTAG